Within Kineothrix sp. MB12-C1, the genomic segment CTTACAGCAGCTTATGTCTGATAAGAACGTAGGCGGAGAATTCGCGGTAAATACCTTTTTTGTCCATAAAGATGGTCATATTATCATGCCCATGGATGAGAAAGGCAATGGAAAGCAGTTGGAAGGTTTGGACTTTCACAATAGCAAACAGGGAACAATATCGAGTAACACAGGAATTATCATATATAAGAAGCTAAGCGGTTGGGATTTCTATTATGTGACCCATATCGGCTGGTGGGAGCTTGCCAAAGATAGTGTTTGGACAGTTATGCTGTTATTGCTATTACTGGGAGGACTTATTGTTTTGTTTATCCGTATTGCGAGGCAAATGGTAGAAATGGCATATGAGCCATGGGGGAAGATTGTCACGGCCATGGAAAAGGTATCGGAAGGAGAGTTGGAGACAAGGGTCTCTATAGAAGATGATGCCCCGGATATGAAGGTGGTGGAGAAAGGCTTCAATAGTATGATGGATCAGATTATCAAACTGATGGAGCAGGTGAAGGCAGAAGAATATCAAATGAATCAAATGCGATTGAATGCCCTTCATTCTCAGATACAGCCGCACTTTCTGTATAATACATTAGACTGTATTCATTGGCAGGCGGTTGTAAGCGGAAATCGGGATATTTCCAATATGGTAAAAGCACTTGCCACTTATTATCGGACATGCTTGAGCAAAGGGAAAGATATTATTACGCTGCAGCAGGAGCTGGATTATGTCAAGAATTATTTATATATACAGAGGATGAGGTATGGTGAGATCTTAAATTATGAAATTATAGCGGAGCCGGGGTTGGAAAAAGTAGCAATTCCGAAGTTGACTTTGCAGCCGTTAGTGGAAAATGCTATTTATCATGGTATAAAGTCCACGGAAGGGCGGGAAGGACACATAATAATAAGGGTGTTGGATATATCTCCTGATATCGAAATCTATGTGGAAGATGATGGTGCCGGGATGTCGCAGGACAGAGTGGAAGAAATGAATCAGTCGATTGAGGTATTCGATGAAGAGTTTGGGTGGGGAGTCAGAAGCGTCAATCGCAGGCTCCAACTATTTTGTGGTGAAAAATATGGCTTAACTTATAAGAAGAATATTAAAGGGGGCGTTACCGTAAAAGTGCTGATTCCTAATACACATTATACAAGAGGAAAGGATTCACAGAATGATGAAAGCTTTGATAGTAGATGACGAGAAAATGATCAGAATGGGAATTCGTTCTGCGATTCCATGGAATGTGTTGGGAATTCAGGACGTATTCACGGCGGCATCCGGTAGAGAAGCGTTGGAAGTATTGGGACAGGAAAGTATAGATATTATGGTAACGGATATTCGGATGACCGAGATGACAGGAATCGAGCTTATCAGTGAAGTGAGAAAGGTCAAAGAGGATATCCGTATCATTGTATTGACTGGATATGATGATTTTGACTATGCGAGAGAATGTCTTAGAATGCGCGTACAGGATTTCCTGTTGAAGCCGGTAGATGAAGATGTACTGATAGATTCTATTAAGAAACAGGTACAAACGGTGAAAAGCAGAATAAAGTTGGAAGAGGAACAGGTTCATATCAACAGAATCTCAGGAACATCCGAACAAATGTGTCTCGAATCGTGGATGAGAGATCTTATTGTGAATAAAGGGACGAAAGAGATTGCAGATGAAATATGTAAGAAATATCATTATGCAAAGGATACGAAGCTGCGCATCGCTATATTGATACCTTCTGTTTATGCGGGAGGGATAAGGGAAGGGGAAAGTGAATCCTTATCTTTACTTACGATTAAGAATCTTTTGATCGGATATTTGGATGCAGGAAAACAGGGAATTACCTTTGAGGATAATAACGGCCGTATCTTACTTGTTCTCTTTGAAGGTGAGAAAAGCGATGAGTTAGAGAACTGTGTGGATAACTTTACAAAGCTCATTCACGAAGAAGTCAATGTTCGCATTCGGGTAGTTATGGGAAGCGTAGTGGAAGGCTTTGAGAATGCGGCGATTTCTTATAACGATGCTCTTTATTTGTGGAATCAGGAAAAAGACGGCTATAAGACATTGATTGAATACAAAGGAAAGAAAGGGCAGCTGGATATGTTCCGCGAAGTTTATGCGGAACTAAAGAATAATCTAAATGAAAATATGGGAAATGCGGAGAAGGTGGTTAGGATATTCGATTCCTTTTGTGCTGCGACCAATTCTTATAATATAACAGACCAGTATGTGAGAAGATGTTGTTTTGAAATAGCATCATCCGTTTATTTCAACTATGTGGTGGAATCGGGCGAAAATGCGGATAGTAAGCTGAATGCATTATTAGGGGCATTACTCAGTGCCAATCGGAATGAGAATTATGAAATTACAAAAGCATTTTTGGAAAATATTCTGAAAATAGAAGAGCATGATGCTCATGAACTAGTGGTCTCGGCTAAAAGATATATCAATGAGCATTTAACGGAAGATATTTCAGTGGCAGGAATCAGCGAATATTTTTATTTGAGTCCTAATTATTTTTCCAGATTGTTTAAGCGAGTGTGCAATGAAGGCTGCAACGAATATATTGTTCGCAAACGGATTGAAAGGGCAAAGTATATCTTGGCAGCAACGAATATAAAGATAGGAAAGATTGCGCAAGATGTAGGATATAGGGATACTAATTATTTTTCACTAGCGTTTAAAAAACAGACGGGGATGTCCCCTT encodes:
- a CDS encoding sensor histidine kinase, which translates into the protein MKREENTNLPFDKKMIRFMTRALIISTILIIFVSAVSTIVSLINKSTQMAMKEVDAMTANTENNFMQYYDLIWSVNLNDHIQTYLKEEENQQETIKNAYSVLDSISNMNRNVNFISVMKEDDGFLIKGNAIPNWLPDYKKQIYDDYNNSINMRNNVMRMVWSKSYSMKDRYSLSIYYPLYSNSVIDERLGTLCININDANLQQLMSDKNVGGEFAVNTFFVHKDGHIIMPMDEKGNGKQLEGLDFHNSKQGTISSNTGIIIYKKLSGWDFYYVTHIGWWELAKDSVWTVMLLLLLLGGLIVLFIRIARQMVEMAYEPWGKIVTAMEKVSEGELETRVSIEDDAPDMKVVEKGFNSMMDQIIKLMEQVKAEEYQMNQMRLNALHSQIQPHFLYNTLDCIHWQAVVSGNRDISNMVKALATYYRTCLSKGKDIITLQQELDYVKNYLYIQRMRYGEILNYEIIAEPGLEKVAIPKLTLQPLVENAIYHGIKSTEGREGHIIIRVLDISPDIEIYVEDDGAGMSQDRVEEMNQSIEVFDEEFGWGVRSVNRRLQLFCGEKYGLTYKKNIKGGVTVKVLIPNTHYTRGKDSQNDESFDSR
- a CDS encoding response regulator transcription factor → MMKALIVDDEKMIRMGIRSAIPWNVLGIQDVFTAASGREALEVLGQESIDIMVTDIRMTEMTGIELISEVRKVKEDIRIIVLTGYDDFDYARECLRMRVQDFLLKPVDEDVLIDSIKKQVQTVKSRIKLEEEQVHINRISGTSEQMCLESWMRDLIVNKGTKEIADEICKKYHYAKDTKLRIAILIPSVYAGGIREGESESLSLLTIKNLLIGYLDAGKQGITFEDNNGRILLVLFEGEKSDELENCVDNFTKLIHEEVNVRIRVVMGSVVEGFENAAISYNDALYLWNQEKDGYKTLIEYKGKKGQLDMFREVYAELKNNLNENMGNAEKVVRIFDSFCAATNSYNITDQYVRRCCFEIASSVYFNYVVESGENADSKLNALLGALLSANRNENYEITKAFLENILKIEEHDAHELVVSAKRYINEHLTEDISVAGISEYFYLSPNYFSRLFKRVCNEGCNEYIVRKRIERAKYILAATNIKIGKIAQDVGYRDTNYFSLAFKKQTGMSPLQYRESIRKVDSNL